A stretch of the Aegilops tauschii subsp. strangulata cultivar AL8/78 chromosome 4, Aet v6.0, whole genome shotgun sequence genome encodes the following:
- the LOC109747086 gene encoding 5'-3' exoribonuclease 2-like yields the protein MGVPSFYRWLVEKYPNIVTPAVEEEDCPAGGAAAVYFDNLYLDMNGIIHACFHPEDQTVTHMPMHYLGPCTISRVLGRSGLVSHLRLLRTHAGVPSSGDVRRGVPVHVRLHGPPAPHVRPRRLLYLAVDGVAPRAKMNQQRARRFKSAKAAKEAELEESIMRERFRAQGKEVLPRDDAPREVSDPNIITPGTEFMEKLSAALEYYVRARLSSHPRWKDVKVILSDANVPGEGEHKIMSFIRAQRSMESYDPNTRHCLYGLDVLRQNHQPDICVPVTDKSFTAQELPKVKCRGWFPRITEARSKGKLPKKPYQFLNIWVLREYLELEMTIPGCKHDIDRLIDDFIFICFLTGNDFIPHIPSLEIHEYAVDLLIDVYKTMYKKMGGYIVDTDKIKDKHAAYVKISRLEKFLHELSLHEEKIFLKRYELREKLLRKIQRQAAEDEWNERNYEIVEESADVLEQECISVCTDDKPDVTENTLELKRDLKDNLRSKQDLFKNGSSKHDRIRLGLPGWKSRFYKEKFGAETSNEIGRLQTEMVQKYLEGLCWVLRYYFSDVPSWSCSCALPKCYSKLMACEESTIQMFYPSDLAIDTHGKRFLWQGVAKLPFIDVKLLLSATQTVEKDLALHEMRRNTIRQEKILLRNSSSLANNAAFAPISEKKILISTRSAMFFNPEAVKPISRLLDNVIVPDKTVTESDIRTRPMWHTYPGPRPPTVTCRPDTLWKGSSPAMQPREEVKNAGTGWMGRGRGGFGAATTETQQIRRNGFWRGRGDAAGGSDGRGFQGGWFDGGADGGAYSFRPGGGWTGRGSAVQKQQQTAWRPVGTWARGGGRGGSGQPRAW from the exons ATGGGAGTGCCTTCGTTCTACCGGTGGCTCGTGGAGAAGTACCCCAACATCGTCACCCCCGCCGTCGAGGAAGAAGACTGTCCTGCTGGTGGCGCCGCCGCCGTTTACTTCGACAACCTCTACCTGGACATGAACGGCATCATCCACGCCTGCTTCCACCCGGAGGACCAGACGGTAACTCATATGCCGATGCACTATCTCGGTCCATGTACGATCTCGCGAGTTCTTGGTCGATCTGGTTTGGTCTCTCACCTGCGATTGTTGCGCACGCACGCAGGCGTGCCCTCCTCCGGCGACGTTCGACGAGGTGTTCCGGTCCATGTTCGATTACATGGACCTCCTGCTCCGCATGTCCGGCCCCGGAGGCTCCTCTACCTGGCAGTAG ATGGCGTCGCCCCTCGCGCCAAGATGAACCAGCAGCGGGCCAGGCGCTTCAAATCCGCCAAGGCCGCTAAAGAGGCC GAGCTTGAGGAGAGCATCATGAGGGAGAGGTTCAGGGCTCAGGGGAAGGAGGTGCTGCCGCGGGACGATGCACCACGTGAGGTCTCAGACCCCAATATTATCACTCCCGGTACCGAGTTCATGGAGAAGCTGTCGGCCGCACTCGAGTACTACGTCCGAGCACGGTTGAGCAGCCATCCCCGGTGGAAAGACGTCAAG GTGATACTCTCTGATGCAAATGTTCCTGGAGAAGGGGAGCATAAGATCATGTCATTCATCCGCGCACAACGGAGCATGGAAAGCTATGATCCGAACACTCGCCATTGTCTCTATGGGCTG GACGTGCTACGCCAAAATCACCAGCCAGATATTTGTGTTCCTGTGACTGATAAAAGTTTCACAGCCCAAGAGTTACCAAAAGTAAAGTGCAGAGGCTGGTTCCCCAGGATAACAGAGGCAAGATCTAAGGGCAAGTTGCCCAAGAAACCGTATCAG TTCCTCAACATATGGGTTCTGAGAGAGTACTTGGAGCTTGAAATGACTATACCGGGTTGCAAGCATGACATTGATAGGCTGATCGACGACTTCATATTTATTTGTTTCTTGACGGGAAATGATTTCATTCCACACATTCCTTCACTCGAGATACATGAA TATGCAGTCGATCTTCTCATTGACGTGTACAAAACCATGTACAAAAAAATGGGGGGCTATATTGTTGATACTGACAAA ATCAAAGATAAGCATGCCGCCTATGTGAAAATCTCAAGGTTGGAGAAGTTCCTCCATGAACTCTCGTTGCATGAAGAGAAAATATTTCTCAAAAGATATGAACTGCGAGAG AAGTTACTTCGCAAGATACAGCGTCAAGCTGCAGAAGATGAATGGAATGAAAGAAACTATGAAATTGTG GAAGAGAGTGCAGATGTCCTTGAACAAGAGTGTATCTCTGTTTGCACTGATGACAAGCCTGAT GTTACTGAGAATACCTTAGAGCTGAAAAGAGATCTGAAGGATAATCTGCGTAGTAAGCAAGATCTTTTCAAAAATGGATCCTCTAAACATGACAGG ATAAGACTGGGATTGCCAGGATGGAAGTCCCGGTTCTACAAGGAGAAGTTTGGTGCTGAAACCTCTAACGAAATTGGGAGGCTGCAGACAGAAATG GTCCAGAAGTACTTGGAAGGATTGTGTTGGGTGCTCCGATACTATTTTTCTGACGTACCATCATGGAGTTG CTCATGTGCCCTTCCAAAATGCTACAGCAAATTAATGGCCTGTGAAGAGTCCACGATACAAATGTTCTACCCCTCAG ATCTGGCGATTGATACACACGGAAAACGCTTCCTGTGGCAA GGTGTTGCAAAGTTGCCATTTATAGATGTGAAGCTGCTGCTTTCAGCCACACAAACAGTAGAGAAGGATCTCGCA TTGCATGAGATGCGAAGGAACACTATCCGGCAAGAGAAGATCTTACTACGGAACTCAAGCTCTCTGGCAAATAATGCAGCATTTGCGCCAATATCCGAGAAGAAGATTCTGATATCCACCAG ATCGGCAATGTTCTTCAATCCTGAGGCGGTGAAGCCAATATCAAGACTGCTCGACAATGTCATCGTCCCTGACAAG ACTGTTACTGAAAGTGACATTCGGACGAGACCCATGTGGCACACGTACCCGGGGCCAAGGCCACCGACGGTCACCTGCAGGCCAGATACCCTGTGGAAGGGGAGCTCGCCGGCGATGCAGCCGAGGGAAGAGGTGAAGAATGCCGGAACGGGATGGATGGGGCGGGGTAGAGGAGGCTTCGGCGCCGCCACCACCGAGACCCAGCAGATCAGGAGGAACGGCTTCTGGCGGGGGAGAGGGGACGCCGCTGGTGGCAGCGACGGGAGAGGTTTCCAAGGTGGCTGGTTCGATGGCGGCGCCGACGGTGGCGCGTACAGCTTCCGACCGGGAGGCGGTTGGACAGGAAGGGGCAGCGCGGTGCAGAAGCAGCAGCAGACCGCGTGGCGGCCGGTGGGGACGTGGGCGAGAGGCGGCGGCCGTGGCGGGAGCGGGCAGCCGCGTGCGTGGTAG